TCCTGGAGGGGTTTTGCGATCTCGTTGAGTTCTCGCTCAATTTGCTTTTCGCCTCGCTCTGGTGGGCCAGACAGATAACTCCCGATAACGACGGCTAATAGCGCCAACGTGAACGCCGGTAATAGTTCGTAGATATCGAAGACCATGAATGGCCCACCCGACAGTTGATTCCACACAATCGTCGTAACGAGACCCGTCACCATCCCTGCAATCACACCTGTGCCCGTTGTTTTCTTCCAATACACAGACATCACGAGGGCGGGGCCAAGTCCTGCGCCGAGTCCTGCCCATGCGAACAATATCGTCGTATGAACTGAGCCAGGCGTGATCCACGCCCATGCTGCGGCGAGTACACCGATACCTAGGACGGCTACCCTATTCGCAAGGAGAACACTCTGATCACTGGCGTCCTGATTGATGATTCCACTATATACGTCTTCACCGAACGCACTCCCCGCAACGAGCAATTGGGAATCAGCAGTGCTCATTATAGCAGCAACGCCTCCTGCGAGGAGAAACCCTGCAAGCCACGGCGGAAGTGTTTCGAGAATCATCATTGGCGCAATCAAGTCCTGATTCTCAACACCGGGGAGCATGACGACACCTCCGAGGGCGATTATCGGAATACCGATCAACGCAATTAACATAAACACAATGGCGACGACCATCGCATATCCGGCTTTCGAGGGGCGTGCCATTCCCATGTATCGTACAACACCATGAGGTTGACCCAGTCCACCAAGCGCAATCACTGCGATAGTTGAGAAGATCAGGAACTCATACGGTGTTCGTCCACCGGTGAACGAGGTCATATTTTCTGATGCAGCGTTATTGAATTGGGTCATCAATTCGGTTGGTCCGCCAACCGCAATCAGTACGGCTATAGGAACGACGATGGCGAACGCCGTCATCAACAGAGCTTGAAGTACGTCCGTGTATGAGGAGGCAGTGAACCCGCCCATGACCGTATAGATGACAACGATACCGAGTGCGATCAGGAATCCGACATCGTAGGAGAGATCAAATCCCACGGCAATTGCACTCGCTGCAGCAAGTAGCTGTCCAGCGATATAACCCGTCATGAAGATTCCAATGACAAGTGTACTTGTTAGCCGAATAAGATGACGACTATCTCCGTGTCTTGCTGATAAAAATCCAGGTATGGTTAACGATTTCAGAACACGTGAATACCGCCCGATACGTTTCGCCAGAATCCCCCACGTTACAATGCCGAGTGGAATCTGCCAAACCATCCACCAGAGTGACGAAACCCCGTTTGCGTAAATTAACGCCGGGAATCCTACAACCAACCAGCCACTCCACAAACTCGCTTGTTCGCTGAGCGCTGCACTGAATAGGTTTAATTTCCGTCCGCCAAGGAGATAGTCCGATGCGGTCTCAGTAAGTCTCCCCCCATATGCACCAATGAGAAGGAGTGCGATCAGGTAAATCGCAAACTCCACATAAATAATGGTGCTAACCATGATCGGCACTCCTCTCGGAACTAGACTCCTCTTGGGCACTTCTTAGAACCGTTTCATCAGATTCGTGGAAGTAGTACACGTACAGCAATGCAGTGCCAAGCCACACTACGATGTTCGCTCCGAAGAAAAGCAGTAGTTCGGTCCATGTCAGCATAACTCGGACTATCCATTAGACCACGAAATAATTTCGGGTCGAACAGAGAATATTCGATTCTGATGGATTAACAGACGGGGGCTCGATCGACTCGTCTGAATGAATAGGGCAAAGAACGGCCGACACCCAACATTTAATCATCATCTATCAGAGGGACGTACTGCCAGCTAAAAACCACAATGAGGTCGATTTGAATTCGATCATGTTTTTCGCAGCCCAATCCCTCTAATCACGGACCTGATAGCGATCGTTAGCTGCAGTATCCTGTAGGGAGGGTTCAATCTCCGACCTAATGAATCGGGATACGAAACTATCCCGTGGAGACCCACCGCCGGGATGAAAGCCACATCGGCTACTCGGAGAACGGTTCGTTGAAGGCAGAGACCGGTTTGTTTCCGAGATTCAACACCATCTGTGCGAACGCGGTGATCTGCGCCCGCATCAGTGCGTAATCGTGGAACTCAGTCGTGACTACCTCGTCCGGGAAGCCGTAGCTCAACAGATAGTTCTCGCCGGTGATATACTGGATGAGTTCGGTCAGTTCAAGCCACTGATCACCAGCACCGAAGTAGAGAACCTCACTTGGAGGCACGAATAGGTGCTCGAACTGTTCGCCGAACGCGATACTCTCTTCGACCACCGCCTGACTGGAAGTGGTTGGGAGCAGCTGGAGCCCGGCATCGCCGGTCTGCTCAAAGGACCCGTCTGGCTGCTCGTTTCACTCCAATGCACCGAGATGCTCCAGCTCGATCGCCGCGAGTACGTTCTCCTTCACCTCGTCTTTATGATCGTCAAGGTATGCCCGTAGTCCAGCGTTGTGTCGGGCGAAGTGACCACCAGTGAGGATGACGCGAATCGTCACTGGTCGCCGTCCACGCGGCAACTGCCGGAAGTACTCGGC
The Halomarina pelagica DNA segment above includes these coding regions:
- a CDS encoding sodium/proline symporter, translated to MVSTIIYVEFAIYLIALLLIGAYGGRLTETASDYLLGGRKLNLFSAALSEQASLWSGWLVVGFPALIYANGVSSLWWMVWQIPLGIVTWGILAKRIGRYSRVLKSLTIPGFLSARHGDSRHLIRLTSTLVIGIFMTGYIAGQLLAAASAIAVGFDLSYDVGFLIALGIVVIYTVMGGFTASSYTDVLQALLMTAFAIVVPIAVLIAVGGPTELMTQFNNAASENMTSFTGGRTPYEFLIFSTIAVIALGGLGQPHGVVRYMGMARPSKAGYAMVVAIVFMLIALIGIPIIALGGVVMLPGVENQDLIAPMMILETLPPWLAGFLLAGGVAAIMSTADSQLLVAGSAFGEDVYSGIINQDASDQSVLLANRVAVLGIGVLAAAWAWITPGSVHTTILFAWAGLGAGLGPALVMSVYWKKTTGTGVIAGMVTGLVTTIVWNQLSGGPFMVFDIYELLPAFTLALLAVVIGSYLSGPPERGEKQIERELNEIAKPLQEEIDIVRDRHSSATPALEQRDAERILAVTEENIVTTYLSNVELESLSIANESPISSKNIRE